TTGGCCCCCTGCCATCCTTCATCCTCGAGGCACAGAGAATGTGTGAATGGAGCCTCTGGTGAAACTGAGGGATGCTGAGCACACCCTACTCCATTGGTGGTACCCAAGAGGCAGGTAGGAATAGCCAAGACTTTAATAGTCTCATTGTGTTCAagctaaagaaattaaagagaaaagagatgggcatatttttaaggtaaaagtagaaaacaaatctGTTGTAGTTCCTTGAGTGTGGGAGGACAGAAAATAGGACTGATAAAGCATCAAGAGATATTGAAATCAGGTATCATCATCTCAACAATAATAACCATCATTTAGAAATGCTCACTAGGCACTTCACAGAAGTTATttaagcttctctggtggctcagaaggtaaataatctgcctccaatgcaggagacccaggtttgatccctgggtctggaagatttcctggagaagggaatggctacccataccagtattcttacttggaaaattccatgaacagagagcctggcgggctacatacagtccatgggatcacaaagagttggacacgactgagtgactaacactttcatttttcaagaaCCTTAGACGTCGTCATGGTATACTCATTTTGCAGCTGAGGAATCAGCTCAAATCTTGTGACACAGTAGAAAGAGCACTGGTCTGGAAGTCATTCATTGgctctatgaccttgggcaagtcccttgacctctctgggcctcagtttccacttgGAGCTATAAAAAAGCTATAAAGCCTTTTTTAGTTCTAACGTAAGTGGATTGACCTTGAAATGCAGAGAAGCCCAGACAAATAAAAATCCCCTTAAAAACTCATCATCAACATTATACCACGCAAGGTACCATTTCCCTGTGCAACATGTATCCATTACCACCGTCACGCCAGGCTCTGTGTTCAGTCCTGGGATGCAAAGGTGGACAACTGAGGCTCTGTTTTCATGGAGTTGACTTGTGATCTTGGCTTGTGggcttttttttcaaatagactttatttttcagaaaagtttaagatttattaaaaaaaaaaaaaattggggccTCCcagggtccagtggctaagactccatgctcccagtgcgggcggcccaggtttgatccctggtcagggaactagatcccacatgccgaaactaagacTGGTAcacccaaataaattttttttttttttaaatgaagagtaacttccctggcagtggttaagacttcttgcTCCcagtggaaggtgggaggaaggttcaagagggagggtgggtatatgtatacctatggctgatttatgttgctATATGGTagaaacctatggtttttccagtagtcatgtatggatgtgagagttggactgtgaagaaagctgagtgccgaagaattgatgcttttgaactgtggtgttggagaagactcttgagagtcccttgtactgcaaggagatccaaccagtccattctgaaggagatcagccctgggtgttctttggaaggaatgatgctaaagctgaaactccagtactttgaccacctcatgcgaagagttgactcattggaaaagactctgatgctgggagggattgggggcaggaggagaaggggacgacagaggttgagatggttggatggcatcactgacttgatagacgtgagttcgagtgaacttcgggagttggtggtggacagggaggcctggagtgctgcagttcatggggtcacaaagagtcggacacaactgagcgactgaactgaactgaatggtagaaaccaacacaatatacaacaattatccttcaattaaaaataactaaattagaaagacaaaaataataaatctttgttagtgaaacaaaggggaaaaaaaattccatgctCCTACTGCAGGGGGTACCAGTTTGATCAAAGGAACTTGattttggggaactaagatctcaaatgCCAGTGCAGCATGgcctaaaaagaaaaattgaagagaCTGTACACAGTTcccatatacttttaaaaaaacccagttccctctgttattaacatcttacattagtatGGTATATTTATTATAATCAATGAACCagtatgtgcatgcgtgctaagtcacttcagttgtgtctgactctttgcgaccctatgcacaGAGCTTGTCAagcttcaggcaagaatactagagtgggttgccacgccctcctccaggggctcttcccaacccagggatcaaacctacgtctcttacgcctcctgcattggcaggtggattctttaccactagaaccatctggaaagccccCAGTGAACCaatatttatacattattattaactaaagtccacagTTTATTCAGAGCTctttagtttttacctaatgtctttttctgttccaggatcccattttacatttacattcatGTCTCCTTAAGCTCCCCTTGACTGTGATAATTTCTCAGActctctgttttctttatgaTCTTAATTTTGTAGGACACCTCACAATTCGCATTTGTCTGATTTTTCATGATTGGACTTCGGTGATGGGTTTGGAGAAAGACCACAAAAGTAAAGTGCCACTGTTGTTGCACCATATCAGGGGGACATGCTACCTCCATGATTTATAACTGTTGATACGGACCTTGACTCGGCTTTGCTGGTATTTGGCAGGTTTCTCCATTGTGTGGTTACTCTTTCCTCGCTTTCTCATAttgtgctctttggaaggaatcactCTACACAGCCCACAGTTAAGGAGTGAGGAGTTACATCCCCCTTCTTAGAGAGCAGAGAATCCacataaattatttagaattcttcTGCAAGAGTGAGTTGCCTCTTctcccccatttatttatttattcaatcatttattcacaTCAGCATGGACTCATGGTCATTTATTTTCTACTCTGggttaaaaatcaacaaaagttgatttttttgttCAAAAATTGCCAGACTTATCCATTGGGAGTTCTTTCAGCTGGTTACCTTGTCTCTTTGACATAGCTCCATCAcagcagggttttttgttttggtttttatgcacttccttactttctggcactacAACACTCTAGGCTCATCTTGCATATGTCCTTCAGCAGTCCTGGGATcgtcatttctccaaggagtccTGGCTCCTTTCATTGTAGAAtgatattagaaaccaagatctgagtGCAAGGTGTACACATTTCTAATGGACTtagaaatttttttccagttataaaTACATACTCATTTTAAGAGATAAttagaaaaatgcagaaatatatAAAGACAAAACTCAGTTTAAATATCCCCACTACCCACAACCACAGGGCTTGCCGCTTCTAGAAGGCATAATGTAGAAAGCGGTGAGATCTGAAATCATATTTTAAGCACTTCTCTAAGTGCCAATGAGTGAACAAATTACTTAAAATCTGAATCTTGTCTATAAATGGAGGAAATCGTACCTCCTTTGCAGGATTTCGTGAGATATATGAACGATAATGTCGATATGTGAAAGAGCTTCTGCTACACAGTTTGTCGCTACAATTTGTAAATCACCGTATCTCTGTCAGAGAGGCTTCCAACCACACTACCCTGGAGGCACCGGAGTGAGAAAACCTCCAGATCATAGAGTTCAGTTCCTATCTGGGCCTCGCATACACCACTTCCTGGTGTCGGCCTAAAACCGCGCCTGCGCAATTTCCATCTTCCTCTTGGGCTCGGATCTAGGTTGCGTTAACATGGTGAGTGTTGTTCAGGATGAGGCCTAAACGTCTATCCGCTTGCATCTGCCTCCTTTTTTGGTTTATTTGCCCCAACTTGTCTCTGCTCGCCCGCTCTGTCCCGTGTCCCTGGCCTGCGTACCCTCGCCTGTCCTCTGGGACGCAGATTAGGGCGGTTTGGCGGGGGCTGGCGCGTCCAGGCTGGGTTCACCGGGTGCTCCCGGGGCACCAGGCCCACCGGGGGCCCTGGGTTTAcggggatagggtggggagagggggagagctAGGTGGGCAGGTAGAAGAAAGGCGTGTGGAGGCGCCGGAACTTGATGGAGAGGCGAAGTCCCCGTTCCTGAGTTCTAAtatctctgttttctctcttaacTCATTCTTAACAGGCTAAACGCACCAAGAAGGTCGGAATCGTGGGCAAATACGGGACCCGTTATGGTGCCTCCCTCAGGAAAATGgtgaagaaaattgaaatcagccAGCACGCCAAGTATACCTGCTCCTTCTGTGGCAAAGTAAGATGGTCTCTGGACGCGAAGGGACAAGGGCGGGATGGTTTCTTTCCGAAACGGGTCCTCTCTTGAAGGAAGTTCGTAGAAGTTCATAAATAAGTTTGCTGGTTCTAAGTTGTTGAGCAGTTAGCTGCACACACCGTTGGGGACCAGTTTTGAGGTAAGAGTGTTGTTTATATCTTCGGGCTTTGTGAAACgcttttcctttaaagaaaaccATTTGAGAGCTAAAGGGGGAAAAATTATTTGACAGCCCCAGCCTAAGTCAAACCTCCTTTGTGGAATATGGTTCTGTCAACTTTTGTCTGCTGGTGTTGCTAGAGATTTTTGTTTACTGTGTGCAGAAATACTGTTTTTGGAGGTGGGGGAAAGAGGGCAGGTCATTCACATCCTTGGTTGTGTCACCATGATGAATGCAAATTTTGCACCAGAGACCctgaaattagaaggaaaaaaaaaacataaataacctCACAAAGTACACTAGTTCTAGCTTCCTAGTGTTATTAGACACCTGGATGTTTGTAATATAAAAGGCTTTTCTTTGGTCATAGGAAAAATCGATTATCTTTTGCAGACCAAGATGAAGAGAAGAGCTGTGGGCATTTGGCACTGTGGTTCCTGCATGAAAACAGTAGCTGGTGGTGCCTGGACCTACAAGTGAGTCCGTTTCTTTACAGTGTTTGAAAGCGTGGGCCATGTCAAAATTCAGGTTTGTGGCTGGATGGGCTAATTTTAACAGATCTGTTAGTTGGGCTGACTACTGAACAACACTTGTATGGCAGGCTGTTTTTGTAAAAATTAAGAGGTCAGTTAGCTTATTGCTGTACATGTGAGGCCATCTGGCCAACACACCTTTGCTGTTCTAAACAGTATTGGTTGAGGTGCTTCCACTTTGTGACTGACAAGGGCCAAGTGATAATTGCAGAGATAAACTTCTGTGTTGGTTATTGATTATATTGGACTTTATCCAATTTTGGAAATCCAAGCCCATCCTTGAAGGCCTCTAATCTGGAGATTCATTGCTAAACCTGAAGGCTGACATGGTTTCCCTTTAGCCAGCTTATGAACTCGTGCTGTCCAATACATTAGTCACATAGCAAAATGATTTGGCTAGTGtggtttaaaattttggtttttgttcAATTTAAAATTGAAGCAGTGTAAAATACTGGAAAATGTTGAAATGATgatgtggatatatatatatatatataagcaccTTGGGGTTCTCTGTGGACAAAAGGGAAAATGGAGCGTGCTCTTGGTTGTGATGGATAAACGAATTAGCATTCATCTACCACATGAGGTGGAGTGGTTATGTGTTTTTCAGGTACAGTGCCTGAGTGTTGTAGGAAAACATTGTTTCATCGTCTCCACAGTGTGCTTTAGTCAGCTGTACCGCTTTAGACATTGTTTCCTTGATAGCTCTCATTGTGCCATCGGGTAATTTATTAGTTTCTTCTGACATTCTGTCCATTTCTTGTTAGTGAGTGTAGTCAGCCTCTCAGTCATTCCTGCTCATTTCATGCTCTCCTGTCTGTGAGCAGTCAGATGCATGAGATGGCCAGTAGCTGTCGTCGCTGGGGTTGCACTGTGAACGTGAGGCGTGTCCTCATCTGCCACTCTGCATGTGACTAGTTTGGaaccaactttgtttttctttgcagcACCACCTCTGCCGTCACAGTCAAGTCCGCCATCAGAAGACTGAAGGAACTGAAGGACCAGTAGAGGCGCCACCATTCGATACCCTTGCTAGCCTATTAATAAATGGGTTAATTTATCTAACAGAATTACTTTGGCGTGTTAATTGTATTGGTTAGACGTTCTTATTTGCATtgcattatttttgctttctaaaaTAAGAGCTTAATTAAAatcctttaaatttttcttggGAAAGCATGCTGAGGTGGGTTGTAAtccagttgcttttttttttcagtagtcatatgaTGCATGACATAAAATTATGAGCCTAAGTCTGTTCTTGATAGACTTCTTCGAAGTAGATTGGTCcagaaaatgcaatttttaaatcacagttaatatgtattttttaatattttaaaggttaAGATGACATATACTGCCTGTTAACTTGTGGTGTTTTGTCTGATCATACATTGCCCTTATTTGAAATGTTTGACCCAGGCCTTCAGGAATGGGATTTTGGATTAGCATAGGGAGGTGAATAAGCATTCATTGGCTGTGGTTAAGAAGCCCCAATTCCACCAAACTGCCTGGGTAGTTGTATGGTTACCCTCTTCTGCTTCAGTTTGCTGAACAGTGCTTGATAGTGGAATGGAGTATATGATGGAAGCTGGAATTTCTAATTTGGAGTCTTAACTGAAGGCTTTTGTGTTAAGTTTGCTTGGAATTTGGGTGTgattctgctaagtcgcttcagtcgtgtccgactctgtgcgaccccagagacggcagcccaccaggctcccccatccctgggattctccaggcaagaatactggagtgggttgccatttccttctccagtgcataaaagtgaaaatgaagtcgctcagtcgtgtccaactcttagtgaccccatggacttcagcctaccaggctcctccatccatgggattttccaggcgagagtactagagtggggtgccattgccttctcctcagtatGTAGTAGAGAATTAGAATTTTATAAGTGGTGAGGTAACATTTGTCTTGTCTGGGTATTCTAAGCATGGAGTATCATTTGATACCATGACAAGTAAATGAAGTGTAGATAATAACTTCATTTACACATGACAGTTACAGGATTTGTGAGTCATGAAGTTGGCATTTCAACCCATGCATTCTTGACTCCAGAGCTGATATTCCTGGATACAcctggggtgtttttttttttttttaagatagttgGAGATAGAGACCAACTAGAAAGCTGTTGAAATAGTAATTATTTTTGTAGCTTAAAAAAAAGTGACTTTTCCCAGACTATAGGAGGCAGCTGGTTGGGGTAGGGCCGAAATTTAGGCTTTTGATTCCTAATCCTTGCTTTATCACTATACTCTGCCTTGTATTTTATGGACTCAGGAGTATGTCCCTTCTTAATCTGCTTCCCCACACTTTAGCTTGTTTCTATAGCAGTTTTCTGAGCCTTTCTAAGTTGTTTAATTGACTTTGCATCAGAATATAAAGACTAATGCTTGTGTTCCTCACTAGATTTAGATTCTACGTTTACAGGCCAATCTCATTGTATCCTAAATACTGTTCATGTATACAGGTTGCCAGAGACACGAACACATCTAACTGCATGTTTTGAGTGTGGAGGTGAGAGCTGGGGACACTTGAGCTTTGTTTTAAAGGATTATCAGTAAGAGATGAGTACTAGAGATAATTTTGGAACCGAAAACTGGACTGAGAAGAAATTTTGGGAGGAAAGTTGTGATTTATGTTAACTGTCTTCCTCTGAAAAACCAAAAGCCATTTTGTTGTTGATAGTACTTTGGGCCAGAATTCAACAACAGGGAATGGAAACATTGATCATAAGTTTTGGGATACAGGAGTCAGAATGAGTCAGGGTCAAGTTAATGTCATGCTACAGTCAGCTCTGGTTTGGAAAACTTATGTGGTAAAAGTGTTCCAAGGTAAATCTCTGTATAAGGCAATTTCAGTCTTAATCTAATTTTTCTTAACCTGAACTCTGGAACACATTCccaaaatttatttggaaacaacaaaattagaaaagacaaaaacaaaatgtaCCATAGTGGTTAAAA
The window above is part of the Bos javanicus breed banteng chromosome 2, ARS-OSU_banteng_1.0, whole genome shotgun sequence genome. Proteins encoded here:
- the RPL37A gene encoding large ribosomal subunit protein eL43, which gives rise to MAKRTKKVGIVGKYGTRYGASLRKMVKKIEISQHAKYTCSFCGKTKMKRRAVGIWHCGSCMKTVAGGAWTYNTTSAVTVKSAIRRLKELKDQ